The window CATGGTAAAAATACTTTCGCCGCCGATGGAGACTCCCCGGAGCAGTTCGCCAAGCAGGGTCTGGGCATCGTCAAAGCACTTATACAACGCCTCATGGTCATACTCAGGCAGCAGCGGCATCCCGTCTTTAAGCTGCCCTAATGCATTGATCCGGTCGGTAAAGGTACTTAAATCACCAACCATCTGCCTTAGGGCGCAATAGGCGGCATGGGGATGAATCGTTTCAACCTCGATAATGTGGTTGATAACAGGCAAAGACCTGTTCAGGGCGCTTAAAACAAGGAGGTGGGGTAAAAAATGGGCATCAAAATCGGAAGTAAAACCCTGGGAGAATTTAAAGGATTCAAACACCCTGCATCGTGAAATTATATTTTCCCTTAAATTTTTAAGGATACTCATCACGATATCGGACCCGGATATCAGATAGGTCGGTGCAACATAGGTCCTTGACAGACCCACGGCATCATCCTTTAATTCAAGGCAGCATACGGGAATCATAAGATAATCCCTGTATGTGTCCACTTCATGATCCCAGAATATTTTTACGAAATGATCTATTTTTCTGATATCTGCAGGATCGCCGCCTGCATGGGTCTCCTTGACGCTCTCGGGCTCGACATATGAAATGGACCGGGTGGCGACAGATTCGGTGCTGTCGGCCGAATCAAGCGACGTCACATTCTTGCCGTAAGGATTGTATTTTTTTATTCCAAGATAAACTGTGACAGGGCTGTCTTTTTCCACATCAAAGGAAAGATCTTCGAAGGATCTGGGACGAATTACGGCGTTCTCAGGGCATTTCACCCATGTTCCATCCTGAAAAATCAGCTCACAGGAATCAATTTCCAGCAATCTGTTCCCAAGGGCTGTTTCCTGGATATGAATATGACCGCACCCCCAGAAATACGGTGTCTGGTAGTAATTGTAAGGCGTGAGCAGAGACTTGAAAAAACCATCATTCTGCTGAAAATGATGGGGCTGGAGGAAAAGGCCCTGATGCCAGAAAATCTGTTTTTCAGGTCTATTCATCGGGTATGATTCCTTTAATGTCGTGGGCGGTTAAGGTCAGATTAATTTTCAAGTCAGGGATAACCGCGACATCTTTCTTAAAAAAAATCATTCCCTTTTTTTCTATTTTGTAAGGAATCTCAAGAATGCAGGTGGATCTTCCCGGCTGTAAATCAAAAAAACCGGCTGCGCATGCAACCCAGCGGCTTTTCTCAGCCCTGTCAAATACTATTTTGCCTGATTTTCCCGGATCAAGAAATATCTTTTGAATTGATGTAACACTTGAATCAAAGTTCTGTGCCTTAAGCAACTTAATTAAACCGTCTTTATACGCTGACAATTCTTGAAATTTATTTACACTGTCCAACTGATAAATCACGAGCTGAAGAACATGGGACGTTCCTTGAAATTCGTTAAGCATTGGGGCTGTTTTATAACTTATTTCAACACTTTCAGGTTTGTAAACCCATTGGGGCTGAGGTTTTGGCGTTTCTTTTCCGCCGCAGGCGGCAAGAAAAAGCGAAATTGCTGTGAAAAGAATTAGTAAAAAAACATGACGTATTCTTTGAAACAAGACCATTATACCACCCTGAGTTGCACGTAATTATTGTGAACCCCGCCAAAACACCACAGGTTAATTTCAAAACAGATCTAACATAACAAGATGTTATACATTTCAGGCATT is drawn from uncultured Desulfobacter sp. and contains these coding sequences:
- the tssK gene encoding type VI secretion system baseplate subunit TssK; its protein translation is MNRPEKQIFWHQGLFLQPHHFQQNDGFFKSLLTPYNYYQTPYFWGCGHIHIQETALGNRLLEIDSCELIFQDGTWVKCPENAVIRPRSFEDLSFDVEKDSPVTVYLGIKKYNPYGKNVTSLDSADSTESVATRSISYVEPESVKETHAGGDPADIRKIDHFVKIFWDHEVDTYRDYLMIPVCCLELKDDAVGLSRTYVAPTYLISGSDIVMSILKNLRENIISRCRVFESFKFSQGFTSDFDAHFLPHLLVLSALNRSLPVINHIIEVETIHPHAAYCALRQMVGDLSTFTDRINALGQLKDGMPLLPEYDHEALYKCFDDAQTLLGELLRGVSIGGESIFTMAREDTRFTVKIPAEEFKDSYMYFLVLKTGEDQERIINEIHNLAKMAPPGQIENMISRALPGVPLKHRLVPPPGMPKRAGSFYFRIDSKHHLWSEIKQWGDICLFWDNAPEDVSIEIVISQI
- the tssJ gene encoding type VI secretion system lipoprotein TssJ, which gives rise to MVLFQRIRHVFLLILFTAISLFLAACGGKETPKPQPQWVYKPESVEISYKTAPMLNEFQGTSHVLQLVIYQLDSVNKFQELSAYKDGLIKLLKAQNFDSSVTSIQKIFLDPGKSGKIVFDRAEKSRWVACAAGFFDLQPGRSTCILEIPYKIEKKGMIFFKKDVAVIPDLKINLTLTAHDIKGIIPDE